The following proteins are encoded in a genomic region of Bacillus spongiae:
- a CDS encoding M4 family metallopeptidase yields MKKRKFVSTLLATSLSFGALFTPATVSTASANSATELPSTDVKEKVKQQKKLNKMKEKTIKAKEKFNISWDEKKGIPRYISGKLSNKNVDIKGFLEENKDLFNIEDGAFEIVQSESDELGMTHYRTQLTVDGIPVYGAELNVHTDKDGVVTSINGQVEPKLLKKKWNKSIKLSQKEAIKVAEGELSFSPKEDTYTAEPKSDLYLYKHENKWLPVYIVELQFLDPYIGRELFFIDAKKGEVLKSQNLIKHAEEVEETGNKIGNGKGVLGDSKEINTFYDADKGSYYLVDITKNMFKEDEPNPDLTPDPTLLDGVIRTHDAGDKWATGSIVSDGDNTFDAAAQKAAVDAHYYAGIVYDYFYDKHDRNSYDDKGSDIVSSVHVRDPDQPNVGWNNAAWVGTQMIYGDGDGVTFAPLSGSLDVVSHELAHAITDYSADLVYEAQPGALNESFSDVFGILVEADHEGSVDWLLGEDVYTPGVAGDALRSMANPTLYNQPDHMSNYQNLPITREGDWGGVHINSGIPNKAFYNIATVIDLEKTGKIYYRALTKYLTSQSQFIDARNALLQASEDLYGAGSEEYKAVAKGFADVGIGNVTDSNDHIGAAFELTNGETYSTTISSSTDKDYYRISTETVSDVTVNLTNVPADYDLYLYDSNGQQIGKSEEAETSNETIEYSALQPGTYYIEVIGWNGANSTSTYSINATHWDIDDATDSFETAYELPIDQPYKTTIASASDEDFYRFEAEVPGEIKVNLTDVPTNYDIYLYDQNKQLVGKSEEVGTTDESIVYDALVAGTYYVKVVGKNGVSSTSPYSITATYPTESKWFYEIVDYQTPHPYPNLYNDGFTFNKPGVQKVAVHFAYIETEEDYDFVHVKDKAGNIVASFDGTQEDVWVEVEGDEISVVLESDQSITAYGFIVDKVRYFNDSLLLD; encoded by the coding sequence ATGAAAAAGAGAAAATTTGTATCCACTTTATTAGCCACTTCTCTTTCGTTTGGAGCATTATTTACGCCAGCAACGGTAAGTACTGCTTCAGCAAATTCTGCAACTGAACTACCTTCTACTGATGTAAAGGAGAAAGTGAAACAGCAGAAAAAGCTAAATAAAATGAAAGAAAAAACAATAAAAGCAAAAGAGAAATTTAATATTTCATGGGATGAAAAGAAGGGGATTCCTCGCTATATTTCTGGTAAACTATCTAATAAAAATGTTGATATTAAAGGTTTTCTTGAAGAAAACAAAGATTTATTTAATATTGAAGACGGAGCTTTTGAGATAGTACAAAGTGAATCTGATGAACTAGGTATGACACATTATAGAACGCAGCTCACTGTTGATGGCATCCCGGTTTATGGTGCAGAATTAAATGTGCATACAGACAAAGATGGGGTTGTCACTTCGATAAATGGACAAGTAGAACCAAAGTTGTTAAAGAAAAAATGGAATAAGTCTATTAAACTTTCACAAAAGGAAGCGATTAAAGTAGCGGAAGGTGAACTAAGCTTTTCTCCAAAAGAAGATACGTATACGGCTGAACCAAAGTCAGATCTTTACTTGTATAAGCATGAGAATAAATGGCTGCCAGTCTATATTGTAGAACTGCAGTTTTTAGATCCATATATTGGCCGCGAGTTATTTTTCATTGATGCTAAAAAAGGAGAAGTACTTAAATCACAAAATCTAATTAAACATGCCGAGGAAGTAGAGGAAACGGGAAATAAAATTGGAAATGGCAAAGGCGTTTTAGGCGATAGTAAAGAAATTAATACTTTTTATGATGCAGATAAAGGTTCATACTACTTAGTTGATATTACAAAAAATATGTTCAAAGAGGATGAGCCGAACCCTGACCTTACACCTGATCCTACCTTATTAGATGGTGTAATAAGAACACACGATGCAGGCGACAAATGGGCGACAGGGTCGATTGTATCAGATGGTGATAATACCTTTGATGCGGCTGCACAGAAGGCAGCTGTCGATGCTCATTACTATGCGGGGATTGTTTATGATTATTTTTACGATAAGCATGACCGCAATAGTTACGACGATAAAGGAAGTGATATTGTATCAAGTGTTCACGTTAGAGACCCAGATCAACCAAATGTAGGGTGGAATAACGCAGCTTGGGTCGGTACACAAATGATCTATGGGGATGGAGACGGCGTAACATTTGCTCCATTATCAGGCTCGCTAGACGTAGTGTCACATGAATTAGCGCACGCCATTACAGACTATTCAGCCGATTTAGTGTATGAAGCACAGCCTGGAGCGTTAAATGAGTCATTCTCAGATGTATTTGGTATTTTAGTTGAAGCAGATCATGAAGGTTCAGTAGATTGGTTATTAGGTGAGGATGTATATACTCCGGGTGTAGCAGGTGATGCTTTAAGAAGCATGGCGAATCCAACTTTATATAACCAACCTGATCATATGAGTAATTATCAGAATTTACCGATTACAAGAGAAGGAGATTGGGGAGGCGTTCACATTAATAGTGGGATTCCTAATAAAGCCTTCTACAATATTGCAACTGTTATTGATTTAGAAAAAACAGGGAAGATTTACTACCGTGCTTTAACAAAATATTTAACATCACAATCACAATTCATTGACGCACGCAACGCATTATTACAAGCTTCAGAAGATTTATATGGAGCAGGTAGTGAAGAATATAAAGCTGTAGCAAAAGGGTTTGCAGACGTAGGAATTGGAAATGTTACTGATTCAAATGATCATATAGGAGCTGCTTTTGAATTAACAAACGGAGAGACATACTCGACCACTATTTCATCTTCAACGGATAAAGATTATTACCGCATCTCAACTGAAACCGTTAGTGATGTTACAGTGAATTTGACAAATGTTCCTGCAGATTATGATTTGTATCTATATGACAGTAACGGTCAACAAATAGGGAAGTCTGAAGAAGCTGAAACATCTAATGAGACGATTGAATATTCTGCTCTACAACCGGGAACCTATTATATTGAAGTCATTGGGTGGAACGGTGCAAATAGTACAAGCACATATTCCATCAACGCAACTCATTGGGACATTGATGATGCGACTGATTCGTTTGAAACGGCTTATGAATTACCAATTGATCAACCGTACAAAACGACCATTGCTTCAGCAAGTGATGAAGACTTTTACCGTTTTGAAGCGGAAGTACCAGGTGAAATTAAGGTGAATTTAACGGATGTTCCTACGAATTACGATATCTATTTATATGATCAGAATAAACAACTAGTAGGGAAATCTGAAGAAGTAGGTACGACTGATGAGTCAATTGTTTATGATGCACTGGTAGCTGGAACTTACTATGTGAAAGTGGTTGGGAAGAATGGTGTAAGCAGTACAAGTCCTTATTCAATAACGGCAACGTACCCAACAGAAAGCAAGTGGTTTTACGAAATCGTAGATTATCAAACTCCACATCCATATCCTAATCTTTATAATGATGGATTTACTTTTAATAAGCCAGGTGTCCAAAAGGTAGCTGTACACTTTGCTTATATTGAAACAGAAGAAGACTATGATTTTGTCCATGTCAAAGATAAAGCTGGTAATATCGTGGCAAGTTTCGACGGTACTCAGGAAGATGTTTGGGTTGAGGTAGAAGGTGATGAAATTAGTGTTGTATTGGAATCTGACCAAAGTATAACAGCATACGGATTCATTGTAGATAAGGTCCGGTACTTCAACGATTCACTATTACTAGATTAA
- a CDS encoding helix-turn-helix domain-containing protein, whose product MSETCVPTGVELKSTAFGYTLSLISGKYKMIIMYWLYENKVMRHNELKRCIDTIPFKTLSVMLKELERDNLIIRKEFPQIPPKVEYSLSERGLSLIPLLDMMCDWGEKNRLSVSKVAE is encoded by the coding sequence GTGAGTGAAACGTGCGTTCCAACTGGAGTTGAGTTAAAAAGTACTGCTTTTGGTTATACATTGTCCTTGATAAGCGGCAAATATAAAATGATTATTATGTATTGGCTTTATGAGAATAAGGTAATGCGACATAATGAGCTGAAAAGATGTATTGATACAATTCCATTTAAAACGTTAAGTGTCATGTTGAAAGAACTTGAAAGGGATAATCTCATTATACGAAAAGAGTTTCCCCAAATACCTCCAAAAGTAGAATATTCTTTATCTGAACGAGGTCTTTCGCTCATTCCGTTACTAGATATGATGTGCGACTGGGGGGAGAAAAATCGTTTGTCAGTCTCCAAAGTTGCTGAGTAG
- a CDS encoding NAD(P)H-dependent oxidoreductase, with the protein MKTLVIIAHPNLETSVVNKRWVEELKKYPEQYTIHELYKVYPDGKIDVEKEQKLVESHGNLIFQFPIFWFNCPPLLKQWLDDVFAYGWAFGSEGDKLKGRKLALAVSAGIKNEDYSESGRYQFTLEQILAPFKTTAIYCKADYRSFFAFYGAEYEPSKSEIEKSASDYLQFLKEL; encoded by the coding sequence ATGAAGACTCTTGTTATCATAGCGCACCCGAATTTAGAAACATCCGTTGTTAATAAAAGATGGGTTGAAGAATTAAAAAAATATCCCGAACAGTATACTATCCATGAGTTATATAAAGTTTATCCTGATGGGAAAATAGATGTAGAAAAAGAACAAAAACTGGTTGAATCTCATGGAAATCTTATTTTTCAGTTCCCCATCTTTTGGTTTAATTGCCCACCTCTTCTTAAACAATGGTTGGACGATGTTTTTGCTTACGGATGGGCCTTTGGTTCAGAAGGAGATAAACTAAAAGGTCGTAAGCTTGCTTTGGCTGTATCTGCAGGAATAAAAAATGAAGATTACAGTGAAAGCGGAAGATATCAATTCACACTTGAACAGATTTTAGCTCCATTTAAAACAACTGCTATCTATTGCAAAGCAGATTATCGTTCATTCTTTGCGTTTTATGGCGCAGAATATGAACCATCTAAGAGTGAAATTGAAAAAAGTGCTTCTGATTATCTACAATTTCTTAAGGAGCTATAA